One segment of Manihot esculenta cultivar AM560-2 chromosome 4, M.esculenta_v8, whole genome shotgun sequence DNA contains the following:
- the LOC110614189 gene encoding transcription factor bHLH153 isoform X1 has protein sequence MMENKRSPCSVDQGSLTSIATKRHKSDLSISPKERKEKLGERIVALQQLVSPYGKTDTASVLLEAMEYIQFLHEQVKVLSAPYLQSTPAAQLQELEQYSLRIRGLCLVPISCTVGVARSNGADLWAPIKTTSPKFEKAI, from the exons ATGATGGAAAACAAAAGAAGCCCTTGCTCTGTTGACCAAGGCAGTCTTACTTCTATTGCAACCAAACGGCATAAATCTGATCTTTCTATATCCCCAAAG GAGAGGAAAGAGAAACTAGGTGAACGGATTGTAGCTCTGCAGCAGCTTGTTTCACCATATGGGAAG ACAGATACTGCGTCTGTCCTTCTGGAGGCAATGGAATACATACAATTTCTTCATGAACAAGTTAAG GTGCTGAGTGCTCCATACCTGCAAAGTACACCGGCAGCTCAATTACAG GAATTAGAGCAATACAGTCTGAGAATCAGAGGTCTCTGCCTTGTTCCAATCTCGTGCACTGTTGGAGTTGCTCGCAGCAATGGCGCAGATCTCTGGGCCCCCATCAAGACCACTTCTCCCAAATTTGAGAAGGCCATATAA
- the LOC110614189 gene encoding transcription factor bHLH153 isoform X2, whose amino-acid sequence MMENKRSPCSVDQGSLTSIATKRHKSDLSISPKERKEKLGERIVALQQLVSPYGKTDTASVLLEAMEYIQFLHEQVLSAPYLQSTPAAQLQELEQYSLRIRGLCLVPISCTVGVARSNGADLWAPIKTTSPKFEKAI is encoded by the exons ATGATGGAAAACAAAAGAAGCCCTTGCTCTGTTGACCAAGGCAGTCTTACTTCTATTGCAACCAAACGGCATAAATCTGATCTTTCTATATCCCCAAAG GAGAGGAAAGAGAAACTAGGTGAACGGATTGTAGCTCTGCAGCAGCTTGTTTCACCATATGGGAAG ACAGATACTGCGTCTGTCCTTCTGGAGGCAATGGAATACATACAATTTCTTCATGAACAA GTGCTGAGTGCTCCATACCTGCAAAGTACACCGGCAGCTCAATTACAG GAATTAGAGCAATACAGTCTGAGAATCAGAGGTCTCTGCCTTGTTCCAATCTCGTGCACTGTTGGAGTTGCTCGCAGCAATGGCGCAGATCTCTGGGCCCCCATCAAGACCACTTCTCCCAAATTTGAGAAGGCCATATAA